The following nucleotide sequence is from bacterium BMS3Abin14.
TGCAGCATGTTCTCCTCACTTGATCGGTTGTCTTCCAATTCACAGATTTAATTATTCGGCGTGGCGGGACTGTTTTCTCTGGTCTCCACCCAAAGGCGATAGACAATTACGATACCTGCCAGCATATCCCAACCCGAGGTATGGCCGATCTTTTCGATCTCCTTCAAAACATCCGGGAAACCATTGAGGTTGCCTGAATGTATTGTGTTCATGACCCTGTGGGCCGCCTCACTTCCCATCCCTTCCATGGCCGTCCTCAGGTGGGCGGCACTGATGGGATGTGTTCGTTCAGTAATGATCTTCGCAACTGCTGCTGACATGGACCTGACGACCGCGGCCTGCCCAAGGCTGTGGAGGGCCAGCATCATACCACCTACCAGATCATCGCCTGATGGTGTCAGCCCAGGGCCAAGTCCCAGCAGGTCCTGCCAGGCTGAGACATTCGGGTCCCCGGCATCCTGCGGATCGACCAACGATTCCCTTAACCAGCTCTTTAACCTTTCCAGAGGTTTAAAGGCATATCCCAGCAAGTGACCGTTAATGGGACTCCCGGGCTCCAGGGGATACATAAGCCGTCCCAGTCCTTCCGTTTGAATCCGCCCGGCCATCAACACATCCAGGGCTAAAAGACCTTCTCTTACTTTTTCGAAACACGGATCAATGGGGAAAGAAGGTCTCCAGATACGAGCCTGGTCCAACGTCAGGGAAAAGTGTCCCCCGATCCTGACCTGTCCCCGGAAAACACTTACCAGCATACCGGTGCGAAAACAGTGTGATGACCAGGCGTTGCCCTCCGGGATCGAAGTGATGACGTTCAGCGGGCACATACCCAGCGACTCAGCGCCTACACAGATATAATTATCCTCAATTACGCAATAGATGCTGCGGTCGAAAACCGTGTCAACAAAGCCTTGACCGGGTCTCCCGAGGGTGCGGGCGGCTACAGTCCCCATCCGTGAAACCCCGTATCCTGTTTGAAACTGTTCACTGAACTTCATCACAGACGATGTGCGTGCCGGTTTCGCCGGACAGAGCTTCCATCGCTTTTTCCAGGTGACCGATTATGACACGCTTGCCGCCTCCATCGAGGAACCGTATAGCAGCCAGAATCTTCGGCCCCATGCTTCCTTCAGCAAAATATCCTTCATTATAATAGGTGCGCAGTTCGTCCAGAGTCACATGGTCCAGATCCCTCGAATCAGGCTTGCCGAAGCGAACCACCACCTTTGGGACAGAGGTCAGGATAAGCATGTCCTCTATGCCAAGGACGTTTCCCATTAAGGCCGACGTATGATCCTTATCGATGACCGCTTCGACGCCTCGCCTCACACCCTTTGGCCCCCTGACTATAGGGATGCCGCCTCCCCCTCCCGCGATGACGACGGTACCTCTCTGGGCCAGAGCCTGGACAAGCGAAATATCACATATATGCAGCGGCTTTGGTGACGGGACCACGTGACGCCAACCACGCCCGGCATCTTCCTTCATGAGCCAACCGATCTCCTGAGATATCTTCCCGGCATCTGATTCGCTGAAAAAAGGACCGATCGGTTTGGTCGGGTTCTCGAAAGCCGGATCCTCAGGATCGACCTCGACCTGCGTTAGCAGACAGGCTACATGTCTCGGGCTGCCCGCTTCGCGAAGGGCATTTTCCATAGCCTGCATCAGCAGGTACGCTATGCCACCCTGGCTATGGGCTACGCAGATATCAAGGGACATGGGGGGAATGCGATCCCGGGTAAGGACCTGGCGCATAAGGATCTTCCCGACAACCGGCCCGTTACCATGGGTCACAACTAGCTCGTTGTCAAAAAGGGTGAGAGGCAGCAGCGCTCTGGCCGTGTTGGCGGCGATGGCTATCTGCTCGTCCGATGTCCCTGTGATATTTTCCGGGTGCGTCGCGTTACCACCGATTGCAACCAACATCCGCGAGGGAAGCCCTATTTTCTGTGAAGTAGACATGGATTATCTCCCTTTTTTTATACAGGCCAACGCAAGGAGGGCTGCATCCACATTGGATGGCGCCACCAGCACACCGGCATTTTCCAGGCACTTGACCTGGGATGATCGGTTCTGGATATCAGCGTCGGTCCCGGTGACCGACGTGATTACCAGGGGACCGTCGTTATTATAGTTTCCGAGTGTGGAGACCAGATGACCGGCAGGATCCTGATGAGCCCCGTACCCGATGACGATATCAACCAGAACGACACCGACCTTTGGGTTGTCCATGGCTCTTTGAATGCCATCGTCACGTACAGCCGGGTCGATCATGGGGTGAGGACGGCCCAGGGTGTAAGCATCCTCTCCAAGATCAATGAAATGGTGTCCCCTCTCAACTTCTTCAATCTGCGAGACACCAGGTACGGGGGCATTGGAGCTCAGTGCCTCACCGGCATCGAGGAATATCAGCTGAGCCTCAGCACAGAGGGTGCCGCCCGAAAACAGGCCTATGACCTCATTCCGCCCATTGGAGAGGCCGACAGCTGACCTGGACACGTCAAAATCGTCGAAGATCGATTTGCCGCCGAGCGCCGACTGTGCAGCGGCCTTCAAGGTCGGAGCCCGAACGGCGTTATCGGGCAGTTCCAGCTCAGACAGGCCAAGGTAACAGATGGTAAAATTTTTTGAGCTTGCCTTGATCTTTTCCATGATCCTCTCGGCCACAGACGGTCCAGGTGATTTAGAGACCAGCACGATGTGACGGGTTTTGGAATCCTCCTCCAGAGCTTCAAGAGCCATCATGGTGGAGATGCCCCCGACTTCTTCCTTGAGATCACGTCCGCCGACCCCTATGGCCTGAGAGATGCCACCGCCGCTGCGGCTGATCAGGCACGAAATCTCCTGGATGCCCGTTCCGGAAGCACCGATGATGCCGATGTCTCCGTGATTAACCTTGTTGCCAAAAGCAAGGGCCGCACCGCTGATGATCGTTGTTCCGCAATCAGGACCCATCATCAACCGGTCAAGCTCTCGAGCTTCTCTTTTCAGCTGGATCTCCTCCGAGAGAGGCACGTTATCACTGAAGATCATGACGTGAAGACCCTTATGCAGAGCTTTTCTCGCTTCCGCCCCGGCAAACTCCCCGGCTACCGAGATCAGGGCAAGGTTGACGTCCGGTGCCGATTTAACTGCGGAAGCAATGGTCCTGGGCCGCAACGTCGCACCTTTTCCGCGTATGACCTTCGAATTGGCAAGCAGGTTCACCGAGCCTTCCAGCGCCTTGTCTGCAGCCTCCCGGCTCACCGCGCGGATGCCGATGATAAGATCACGACCTGAAGCGTTCTCTCCTTCAGCCCCCAGAATACCGGCCTCTTTCATAATCTCTTTGTTCGATGGCGTTCCTATCATGAGGGCCGATTCCTCAACACCTTCCAGTTCGGAGATCGTGCGGGAAAGTCTCATCAAGGCCACCGAATCCAGGAAAAATCCCGTTCGGACCATGTTTACCACTACACTTTTCATTTAGCACCTGCCCTTCCGGCAAAAGCTTCAAGTGCTTTCTCGAAACATGCCATAGGCGCGCGCGCTACGCCTGCACCGACCTGCCCCACCCCCGGTTTTTTGTGGGCCATACCAGTGTTGATCGTAGGCACCAGTCCCGTTTCAACAACGAGATGAATGTCGATCCCGGTGGGAACGCCGGTATAGTCCATGGCAGGGATGGTCCACTCCAGATTTTCACCCACTGTGATCTCCGCCATGGATCGGGTGAAATTGATGGCGTCGGCCGCCATACCGGCCCCCACAAATCCTGCCACCGAAGGGGAGGCGGCCATGGCAAAACCACCTAGGCCGACTGTTTCCAGAATGCTTGAATCACCCATGTCAGGGTTGGCATCATCTTCAGTAAAGCCCGGGAAGTAGAGCCCTTTTGGCATTTCCACCGGGGCCGTGAACCACTCATCACCGGTCGCGCTCACACGGACGCCGAAATCCGTCCCGTTGCGGGACATGGCGGTGACCACACACGCATTCTCAATACCGGCCACCGGGTCCATGATGGCTTTCCCCATGGCCATGGCGATATTCAGGAAAAACTGGTCATTTCCACCGATAAAAGCCAGGGCACGCTCGAGGGCATTGACATCCGATGACGTTCTGGCCAAAGCCGGCGCAAGTTCCTTGAGTATCAGACCGGTGCACCCGACGTTCCGCTGGTGCATTTCATCCCCCATGGAAAGACCTCGCGCCACGAGGTTTTTCAGGGGAATCCCTCCCATGTTTCGAAGAGCTCCGCCAAGGGCCGGCCCGAACTCATCCCTGAGCCACCTCAGCCGGTCCAGAACCTCCTCATCGTTTCCACCGAAACGCATGACCTTGCCCAGCCCCTCGTTGATGGTGCAGAAGGAACGGTTGCCGAACTTCCTGTTCTCGACCACAAGAACCGGTTGGCTCACAGTGGTCATTCCGGTCATGGGTCCAACTGCCCCGTGGTGATGGTTCGGTGAAAATTCAAACGCTCTCCCGGCAGCCATTTTTTCAGCGGCTGGAAGATCAGGCGCCCACCCCTCGAACACCGCGATCCCGGCAATAGCTCCGCGGAGCGGCCCGCACATGCGATCCCATCCGATGGGCGGGCCGGCGTGAAGGATCATGCGGTCACCTAGCGTCGGGATGGCCTCTTTCGCGGGCACCACATCCACCAGGACCGGGTCCGCGGAAACCATCCGCTCGAACGCTTCACTGTTAGCCTTTTCGATCTTGCCCTTAACAGCGCCGGAACCCAGTTTCTCCAAAAGGCCGACCATCTCTGGATTGCCGCCTGCCGGTGGCAACCAGTCCATGTGGGTCACCGGCACATTCTGGGACTCCAGTGCATCAGCGAACTCCTGGAGCCCTACATTGATAACTTGCAGAGGTTCTGTGAGAAGTTTGGAAATATTTTTCGGATTCATTGAACCTTCCTTTCCATTGTCAGATTCCGTCGAGACTACCTTATACGATCCCCTTGTAAACCATCCGGGGCAGCCACATGCTAACTTCGGGTACATAGGTCAATATGGCCAGTGCTATGAGCGCCAGAACAATGAAGGGGAGCGATCCCCGAACGGCCTGTATATAATCCACGTCGCCAAGCGAACTTGCTACAAACAGGTTAAGACCGAAGGGGGGAGTGAACATGCCTACAGCGCCGTTTACAGTCAGCACTGCTCCGAGATGGATGGGATTAATGCCGACCTGAATACCGATCTTGTAGAACAGCGGCGCGAGGATGACCATGATCGAAGCGGCGTCAATGAACATGCCGACGATCAGGACCGTGACGTTTATCAGGAAGAACACATGGTATGGGTTGGAGCTCAAGGACAACACAGAATTGGCGATGGTTAGAGCCAAGCCCTGACTTGTCAGGAACCAGGACAATACGGAAGCGGCGGACAGGATGATCATCACCTGGGCCGTGGTAACGGCGGCATTCTTGATGGCGCCAAATAGTTGGGTTACTGTGGCTTCCTTGTAAATGAGCGCCGAGATGGCCAGGGAATAGATCACCGATGCCGCGGCGGCTTCAGTAGGGGTGAACACTCCCATATAAATCCCACCCAAAACGACTATGGGCACACCAAGGCCCCATGAGGAATCTTTCAGCCCTTCCCAGAGCTGCTTTCTGCTTGGCGGCGGCGAGGGAACGACCCCGTCTTTTCGGGCCTGATAGTAGCAGTAGGGCAGGAAACATAAGCCGTAAAGCAGGCCGGCGCCGACCCCAGCCATGAAGAGAGCGCCCACCGAGACACCGGTGACCGCCGCGTAGACGATCATGACTATGCTCGGGGGGATGATTATCCCGATGGAACCGGAAGCTATGATGACACCAATGGAAAACGGCTTGTTGTATCCCTGGTCCTTGAGGGCCGGGTACAACAGCGAGCCGACGGCGACGACAGTGGCCGGGCTGGAACCCGAGATGGCGCTGAAAAACATACTCGAGGACACTGCCGTCATCCCCATGCCGCCGGTGAAACGTCCCACCAGCAGGTTGGCCAGGTTCACAATCCTTCGTGAAAGTCCTCCAACATTCATGAGATTCCCGGTGAGGATGAAAAACGGAATGGCCATCAGGGCAAACTTGTCGAGACCAGCGAACAACCTTTCCACCACAATAGCAGGCGGAAGGTTCCCTCCCACCAGTATGGCGCCGAGCACCGAGCCGGAAAGGGCGATGAAGATCGGCACACCCAGGACAAGAAAAACAACAAGCAGTAAAAAAAACAGAGTGATCATATCCTTATCCTATGCTCTCCAGATGGGATTCCATTTTGTTGCCAACGGTTAGACGCCATATCTGCTGGGCGAAGCGAAGAGCCATAAGGCCGGCACCAAAGGGAATGGCCAGTTGCACCATCCACATGGGCATCTGCAGCGCTGGGCTGACCTGTCCGAACATTCTGGTCTGAATGATCAAAGCGGCACCGTAGTAGACGATGAAACCGCAAAAGACCAGGGAGATCACATTGATCAAAATGTTAATCGGTTTGCGTAAGGGCCGTGGCGCGAACCTCACAAGGAGGTCGACCCCGATGTGGAGCCCCTGCCTCGCGGCGACGCTACCGCCGAGGAACACCATCCAGATGATCTCGTAACGAACCAGCTCCTCAGCCCAGGGGAAACCCCAGTTGAACACGTAACGGGCAATAATGTTGGCGAACAGCACTAGGGATGCGGTTGTCATTAGAACCCCGAGCAGAAATTCTTCAGTCTTTGATAGAACCGCGTCCAATTTAGACATTTTTGTCATAACTCAACCCAGGCCTGTTTTAGAATTAATGCCTCCAATTTGAAGCCTGCAGCCTCCAGCGAGGCTGCAGGCTTCAAACCATGGGGCTTAACTATTTACTGTCCTTCTTGATTTCCTGATAGAAGGCGTCCAGAAGGTTCTGGCCTATCT
It contains:
- the siaT_1 gene encoding sialic acid TRAP transporter permease protein SiaT, coding for MITLFFLLLVVFLVLGVPIFIALSGSVLGAILVGGNLPPAIVVERLFAGLDKFALMAIPFFILTGNLMNVGGLSRRIVNLANLLVGRFTGGMGMTAVSSSMFFSAISGSSPATVVAVGSLLYPALKDQGYNKPFSIGVIIASGSIGIIIPPSIVMIVYAAVTGVSVGALFMAGVGAGLLYGLCFLPYCYYQARKDGVVPSPPPSRKQLWEGLKDSSWGLGVPIVVLGGIYMGVFTPTEAAAASVIYSLAISALIYKEATVTQLFGAIKNAAVTTAQVMIILSAASVLSWFLTSQGLALTIANSVLSLSSNPYHVFFLINVTVLIVGMFIDAASIMVILAPLFYKIGIQVGINPIHLGAVLTVNGAVGMFTPPFGLNLFVASSLGDVDYIQAVRGSLPFIVLALIALAILTYVPEVSMWLPRMVYKGIV
- the siaT_2 gene encoding sialic acid TRAP transporter permease protein SiaT, encoding MSKLDAVLSKTEEFLLGVLMTTASLVLFANIIARYVFNWGFPWAEELVRYEIIWMVFLGGSVAARQGLHIGVDLLVRFAPRPLRKPINILINVISLVFCGFIVYYGAALIIQTRMFGQVSPALQMPMWMVQLAIPFGAGLMALRFAQQIWRLTVGNKMESHLESIG
- the arcC2 gene encoding carbamate kinase 2; this encodes MSTSQKIGLPSRMLVAIGGNATHPENITGTSDEQIAIAANTARALLPLTLFDNELVVTHGNGPVVGKILMRQVLTRDRIPPMSLDICVAHSQGGIAYLLMQAMENALREAGSPRHVACLLTQVEVDPEDPAFENPTKPIGPFFSESDAGKISQEIGWLMKEDAGRGWRHVVPSPKPLHICDISLVQALAQRGTVVIAGGGGGIPIVRGPKGVRRGVEAVIDKDHTSALMGNVLGIEDMLILTSVPKVVVRFGKPDSRDLDHVTLDELRTYYNEGYFAEGSMGPKILAAIRFLDGGGKRVIIGHLEKAMEALSGETGTHIVCDEVQ
- a CDS encoding membrane protein FdrA, which encodes MNPKNISKLLTEPLQVINVGLQEFADALESQNVPVTHMDWLPPAGGNPEMVGLLEKLGSGAVKGKIEKANSEAFERMVSADPVLVDVVPAKEAIPTLGDRMILHAGPPIGWDRMCGPLRGAIAGIAVFEGWAPDLPAAEKMAAGRAFEFSPNHHHGAVGPMTGMTTVSQPVLVVENRKFGNRSFCTINEGLGKVMRFGGNDEEVLDRLRWLRDEFGPALGGALRNMGGIPLKNLVARGLSMGDEMHQRNVGCTGLILKELAPALARTSSDVNALERALAFIGGNDQFFLNIAMAMGKAIMDPVAGIENACVVTAMSRNGTDFGVRVSATGDEWFTAPVEMPKGLYFPGFTEDDANPDMGDSSILETVGLGGFAMAASPSVAGFVGAGMAADAINFTRSMAEITVGENLEWTIPAMDYTGVPTGIDIHLVVETGLVPTINTGMAHKKPGVGQVGAGVARAPMACFEKALEAFAGRAGAK
- the sucD_1 gene encoding succinyl-CoA ligase [ADP-forming] subunit alpha; this translates as MKSVVVNMVRTGFFLDSVALMRLSRTISELEGVEESALMIGTPSNKEIMKEAGILGAEGENASGRDLIIGIRAVSREAADKALEGSVNLLANSKVIRGKGATLRPRTIASAVKSAPDVNLALISVAGEFAGAEARKALHKGLHVMIFSDNVPLSEEIQLKREARELDRLMMGPDCGTTIISGAALAFGNKVNHGDIGIIGASGTGIQEISCLISRSGGGISQAIGVGGRDLKEEVGGISTMMALEALEEDSKTRHIVLVSKSPGPSVAERIMEKIKASSKNFTICYLGLSELELPDNAVRAPTLKAAAQSALGGKSIFDDFDVSRSAVGLSNGRNEVIGLFSGGTLCAEAQLIFLDAGEALSSNAPVPGVSQIEEVERGHHFIDLGEDAYTLGRPHPMIDPAVRDDGIQRAMDNPKVGVVLVDIVIGYGAHQDPAGHLVSTLGNYNNDGPLVITSVTGTDADIQNRSSQVKCLENAGVLVAPSNVDAALLALACIKKGR